The region AGCGGTGGACAGGATGCCGATGCCGGCGCCGCCGATCGGCACAGAGCAAATCCTGTTGCAGGGCATAGGACGAACCACAAGATTGTCGCCGATCGCCTTCTTGGAACCGACGTAGTTCCCGGTAGAGTTCATCATGATCCCGACCTTGCCGGCAAGGAAAGCATCGCGACCGACCTCTTCATCGGTCACGCCATCGACGGAGGCGACCTTGTGTTCGTGCACGAGGGAGGCCATCCACCGGTAAGCCTCGATCGTCTTCGGGGAGTCGAGCAGAATTTCCCCGGTCTTCGAGTCGACCAGTTCGCTGTCGTTGGCCATGACGAGGCCCCAGCGGGCAAACTGGCCCGGTGCAGCAATGCCGGAAATCCCCTCTGAACCGAGTTTGGAGGAAATCGTCTTGGCAACGGCGAGGACGTCGGCAAAAGTTTTGAGCGGCGGCTCAGCCGCAAATCCGGCCCGCGCGAAAATGTCTTTGTTGTAGTACAGAACGGGCGTCGAAGAGTTGAAGGGAACGATATAGTTCTTGCCGCCGTAGACGCCGACTTCGCGGGCGTAGTCATAGAGGTCGTTCTTCAGCGGATCAGCATTGAGATAGGGCGTCAAATCGACGAGAACGCCGCTGCTGGCAAACAGGCCGTAGCGTGTGACCTCGAGGATTGCAGCATCAGGCGCGCGCTTGGCCGGAATGGCGGCTTGCAGTTTGGCGACGATATCATTGTAATCGCCAACATATTCGCTCTGAATCTTGATGCCAGGATTGGCAGCTTCGAAATTGGCAATGATCGTGTTAAGGGCTTCACCGGAGGCCTTGTTGAAGCTGTGCCAAAATTTGACGGACGTCTCCGCTTGGGCTGTAGCAACAGAGGCAAGCAGGGTAAGGCTTGCTGCAATCGTGGTCTGCAATTTGTACGCCATCGTATCTTCCTCTGCAAAAAGAATTGCAAGGCGGTCGATTAGTCCGGGGCTGAGACGGTTTGTTAAAGGTCCCATGAACTTTTGATGACGAGGAACGTCGTGCGCTTGGCATTCCGCAGCTTCGCCTATGCGTTCACCTGAGATGCGATCGGATGTCGACCTCGTCCCTTCTCCCCGGACGAGTGTCATACCCGTAGGCCCCGAACCGACTTCTCTGACGATCGTGTCAGCAACCAAGTCAGCGGTTGCCCATGCTTCAGGCTTGTCACGGCGCATCTTCAGCTAGCCCCGGCGCCGTCAGCTGGATGATGCCGAAGTCTCGATGAGGTGGCGGACGCGCTGAAGGTAAAGGTCATAGTAGTCATCGAGACCGAACTTCTTGCCCAACTCGCGGCAGAGAAAGATCATCTCGAGTGCCCGGGCCCACTCGCCACGGCGATAGGCCGTCAGCATGACGTCGTTCCGTTCGTTGAGAAGCGCGAAGTCGTGACTCGTGGCCACATCCGCACGCCCGAGGACCGCGAAGATCCTCTGCGCCTCGCTCTTTCCCCTCACCTGAAGATGATCGATTTCGAGAGCGGCGAACCGGCTCAGGACCGCCTGCGCGGTCCTTTCGCCGATGATGATGGGAACGCCGTATTGTTTCGTCATGCTCTCGAGCCGCGACGCCAGATTGACCGTGTCTCCCAGGACCGAATAGTTGAAGTGCAGATCGGATCCAAAATTGCCGACGGCACAGAGGCCGGTATTCACGCCGATCCCGATCCTGAGCGGCGGGACCGGCTGGTCGTCATCGGCTTCCCGCTGACGCTCTTCGTTCAGCGCCTTGAGACTGTCCAGCATCGCGCACGCAGCCTCACATGCATTCACCTCGTGGCTGGAATCGGCCAGTGGGGCGTTCCAGAACGCCATGATGGCGTCGCCCATATACTTATCGATCGTCCCGCGGCGCTCCATGATGTCCCTGGTCAAGGGGGTAAAGAGGCGGTTGATCAGGGTCGTGAGGCCTTTCGGATCGTCCTTGTACAACTCGGAAATCGCCGTGAAGCCGCGAATGTCAGAGAAGAGCACGGTCAGCACGCGCTGCTCTCCGCCGAGAGTCAGCTTCTCGGGCGATTGCGCCAGCTGTTCGACAAGATCGGGGGAGAGATACTGGCTGAAGGCTGACCTGATCCGGTAACGATCCGCGGAAACCGTCACGTAGTTCGTGCAGACGAGAACGGCATAAACCAGGAGGCTTGAGATCAGTGGGAAGGTGGAGTCGATCAGCAGGCTGAGGGACGAGAAGCAATACCAGGACAGCGCCAGGGTTACAGTTGCGGTTGCTCCCCCGAGCGCGAAAAGGGTGACGGCGTTCACCCTGGGCGCGAGCTTAATCAGGGCAAGGCTCAAAAGCATCGCAAGCACGATCTCGACAAGAGCCGTGTAGGTCGGCCTGCTCAGAGTTTCCCCCATGAGGGCGCTCTCCAAGAGCTGGGCATGCAACTCGACCCCCGGCACTGCCGGGTGGACCGGGGTGACCTTGAGATCGAGAAGCCCGGCCGCGGAGGTCCCTATCAACACCATTTTTCCTGCGAAGCTGTCGGCGGGCAATTTCCGCTCCAGGAGGTCGATGGCGGAAACATATCGCTCCGGCTTGACGGACGCGAAGTGGATCCAGACGCGGCCTTTCCCGTCCGTTGGGATCGTGAAGTCACCCACACCGACGCTTCGGACACCGCTGGCGTCAGTCTTGATCAGAACAGCTCCCGCCCCGGTGGCGACCCGCAGCATTTCGAGAGAAAGCGACGGAACGACGATTCCATCGGCGACGGCCACGACCGGGACACGCCGGATGATCCCGTCCTGTTCAGGAATGATCGAAAAGATGCCCTGCCCCTGAGCGGCCGCGTCAAGGATGGGGAGGTTGCGTAGAAGATGGGGAAAGTCGACGAGGAAGGGCTGCGGATCCGCCCCGAGGATCGCGATGCCCGCCTGGGTCGCTGGCTGAGCCGTCGGTGCGGCACCCGAAACGCGGTAACCCGACTGTCCGAGGACGACTTTCGCCGTTCGAATCGCGTTGGCGAAAACGACATCGTTGCTGGGCAAGCGCCGGAGCTTCTCCCGGGTCGCGTCGTCCAGCCCCTGGAATGTTTCGGCCGCGACGTCGGGCGAGCTTCGGTCCGGTTCAGGAAAAAGGACGTCGAAACCGATGACCGTGCCGCCTTGCTCGACGATCCGCGAGAGCATGTCGGCCATGACTGTGCGTGGCCAAGGCCATTGTCCCAGAGCTCGCAGGCTCATCTCGTCGATGTCAACGATGGTTACAAGCTCCTGATGCGCCGCCCGCGGATGCATCAGCTGGTAGATGTCGAACGACCTCTGACGAAGAGATTCGATGGGACCGGGATCCCAGATCCGCACCGCGATCAGGCCGGCGAGAAGCACAAGGCCAACAATCCGTCCCGCCCCCAGACGGCGCACGCTGTTGAGGACAAAGGTCACCGCTGTCGCTCCGCCGGAGCATGGTCCGCTGTCATGACGCCATTCGCGCTCGGGCCTTCACAAGGCGGTCGCACATCCCGTTGGATCGTTCGCTTGGAGGAAGGATCGTGCGGGAGTGTCGATCGGTGCATGGCCCCTCACAGGATATGGTCCGTGGAGCGGGGCAAGGCTCCCGCGATCGTCAGATCCGTTGCCAGAACCTCTCCGCTCGTGAACTTGACGACGGCCGAGACCGAATTTCCGTCTCCCACGAGCCGCCTCAAATCCCCAATCGACGTATCCAAGGCGAGCCCGGCTGGCGTGTAGAGGAGATCTTCCGGACCGATCCCGGCGATCTCCCTGCCGTTCACGAAGAGATCGATATCGGCGACGGTGCCGCTGGGAACCGGTGCTCCAAGAACAGAAATGTCGATCTGGTCCGGCGCGGTCAGAAGCGATGCGCCACCCGTGTTGTCGATTTCGTTCAATTGAGAGAGATCCGCGCCATTGCCGACGCCGAGTGCGGTGATCTTCGCGCTGAAGTCACCGTTCAGCCTCGCAAGTTCGGCATTGATGGCTCCCTGTCCTTTTCCGTCCGACAGGAAGAAGAGGACGTTCCGCTCGTTCCCCTGATCCAAAGCCTGCAAACGATCGTTGGCTGCCTGCAAGGCGCTGGCGAAATCCGTCGATCCGTTGGAGCTCAGTCCTTTCAGGTACTGCGCGATCATCGCTTCGCCCTCTAGCCCGAGGCTGAACGTCTCGGCGTTCACGGCGCCTTCTCGGATAGGGTCGGTAGGATCGGCATGGCCGTTGAACGGGATGATCGTGATCGTGAGGTCCGCAGGCGAGAATCCGATCCCTCTCACGCGCTCCGTCAATGCGACGAGACTGGCGATCTCGGCATCCAGGACGGTATCGGCCCGTCCGTCACCGTTGAGATCGCCGACCGACACTCCCTCGAAATGTTCCGAGGTGCTGCCTGAGACATCGACGAGATAGACGATATTCAACTGCGGCTGCAGGAAGGTGCCGAATTTGATAACGAGGTTGAGATCGGCACTGGCAGCTGTTGTGGCGGACGGTGCTTCCACGGAGAGGGAGACCGGCTGATGGTTATAGTCGAGAACGCCGCTGGCTGATGCCACCTGGTGAGGAGATGAGAACGTTCCGGCACCGCGAACTTTCAAGGTGACGTCTGCCATATCGGTTCCACCCTTGCCGTCGGATACCGTGTAGGCGAAGGAGACCGTCGCAGTTTCGCCTGCGCTGAGAGCACGGAAATCGTTGCCAGGGTCGAATACCAGGTCTCCGGAGGAGTTGCGGAAGATCGAACCCTCGAGCGGGTTCGTCCAGCTGACGATGTGGAGGGAATTGCCGTCGACGTCACGGTCGTTCGCACGCACGGACAGGACCATGGCTCCCGTCTCGTTCACACCGTCGATGTGGTCGCTCGCGGCAATGGGAGCGTCGTTGCGGCCAGTGATGGTCCACGAAATCGTCGCGGGAACTCGTGTGCTGCCATTGACCACCAGGGCGAAGTCAACCCTGACGGTCTCGCTCTCTCCCTCCCCCAGGTGCTGATAGGCCGGATTGGATGGATCCAGAGAGAAGCTGCGTGGTCCGTCGAGATACCGAACACCGGGGGGCAAAAGGGCGGGCACGAATACGAGCGGCAGCGCCGCCCCAGTCGAGAGAGCCACCTCCATGGGGGTGCTGAGCCGTGCCTGCGGACCGTCTTCGACAGCCGTGCCATGGATCGGCAGCGGAGCCAGGGTGATGAATGGAGGAGCGCTGTCACGTTCGACGAAACGCTGCTGGACTTCAGGTTTGATATCGAACTGGGATGGGTCGGGAGGATCGATCTGCTGATGCAGGTGCACGGGTATGATCGGCACATCGTCGAAACCAGGGCTGCCCCTGGGTTGATGGAGCTCCGTGGAATAAAACTGAAACATGTATCGCGTGAAATCATTCTCGTTGCGGACGTCATCGGCCGTCTTCGTGATCTGCGTAATGCGCAGGTCAGGGCCGGGGACCGGCGTCAGAAGCGTCGCAGTGCGGGCATCCGACAACGACGTGATCACACGGGACGGGTTGCTCTTGTCCAGGAGGACGAACGAGCCCACCCGTCCATCAGGCTCGGTCAGAAGCGAGAATTTCGTGGTTCCGCTGAACGCGGCGATCTCGGTCTGAACGGCCGTGCCCCTGATCGCCATGGTGGCGACGGGGGTGTCGACCTTGAGATCGCCGGACTTGGCTATTCGTCCGGCGACGAAGCCGATGACGCCCTGGACGAGGGTGAGCAGCGCCGAGTTCGCAGTCGAATCTGCGGCGTACACCATGTCGTTTACCACCATGCGGGCGCTGGAAGACAGGCTGAAGACCGTACCGTCTTCGAACTTAATCGTCAGTGATGAATCAGCTCCTGTCAGCAGGACGTCGCCCTTCGCGACCGTATCGCCGAGACGCAGTTCGACGGAAACGCCGTTGCGCAGCACGGTCGCGAAGCCTGACACTTTCTCGACACGGCCGACAGATTTCGGAAGGGGCGCCGCATTGCCCGCCTGCGCGTATTGCCCCGCGGCGTCGGGGCCCGCCAGAATCTCGACGGTGTCACCCGTGATGCTCGCACCTTCAGGCGTCGTGATGCCCAGGCGCCGCCCGTCCCGGAAATAGTCCAGGATAACCGCGCTTGCCTCGTGCCCTACGAGCAGGAGATCGGCGCCGGATCTCCTGAAATCGGCGGAGAAAAGAACATCCCTGTCGGGAAAAAGGATCTCGGGAGCGGTGTCAGCACGACTGCTCGCAGCCGCGGCAGCGTCGATCCTGATATCGAAGACAGTAGCGCCGTCCCCGGATTGGTACACAGCTGAACCCCTTGGGTTCGCGCGATGATAGTCCCTTCACCCGTTCTCTCCTACGGGAATGAAATCTCAGAAGCAGGAACTGCCTGCTCATCGGCCACGGGAGCATGCGTAGCCAAGCCGTTCATGGTGCTCGGCTCCTGCTGGAGAAGTACATGTTGAAGGAACCGGCCAAGCGGCCGGTCCCCTCTGGCATCATACGATCGGCGGGGCCGCGTCACCCCTTCGGCGAGAGCTGAAAGCGCTCGCTTGCCGCCTTTTCTACGGCCTCCCGGGAATAAAGGAGTGGGACGTAATCTCCCGTTGCCCAGAGAGGCGCGAGATCGCGGTAGTGCGGGCTGTAGGGATTGCCGGATTGGCCGGGCGTGTTGATCGCGCGGCTGTCATCCCAGTTGCCGACGTCCAGCACCATCCGGAACGACGCCCCGGACGTCACCTTGAAAGTGGATGTGCTGTAGCCTGCCGCATGAGGCACGTTGTTGCCGCCGCCCATCACCAGCGGACCGACGGTCATCTGAGCCTGGGTGGCTTT is a window of Microvirga lotononidis DNA encoding:
- a CDS encoding ABC transporter substrate-binding protein → MAYKLQTTIAASLTLLASVATAQAETSVKFWHSFNKASGEALNTIIANFEAANPGIKIQSEYVGDYNDIVAKLQAAIPAKRAPDAAILEVTRYGLFASSGVLVDLTPYLNADPLKNDLYDYAREVGVYGGKNYIVPFNSSTPVLYYNKDIFARAGFAAEPPLKTFADVLAVAKTISSKLGSEGISGIAAPGQFARWGLVMANDSELVDSKTGEILLDSPKTIEAYRWMASLVHEHKVASVDGVTDEEVGRDAFLAGKVGIMMNSTGNYVGSKKAIGDNLVVRPMPCNRICSVPIGGAGIGILSTAPKEVQDAAYKFISFASSPESNALWFAATGYLPINKHAAEQPTATKALATQPGIDVAIKSLPVAHGRARTPVVTWMRTTEYKMWEAMALGQREVKETMTDFAAQARQRAARAGN
- a CDS encoding CHASE2 domain-containing protein, which produces MTFVLNSVRRLGAGRIVGLVLLAGLIAVRIWDPGPIESLRQRSFDIYQLMHPRAAHQELVTIVDIDEMSLRALGQWPWPRTVMADMLSRIVEQGGTVIGFDVLFPEPDRSSPDVAAETFQGLDDATREKLRRLPSNDVVFANAIRTAKVVLGQSGYRVSGAAPTAQPATQAGIAILGADPQPFLVDFPHLLRNLPILDAAAQGQGIFSIIPEQDGIIRRVPVVAVADGIVVPSLSLEMLRVATGAGAVLIKTDASGVRSVGVGDFTIPTDGKGRVWIHFASVKPERYVSAIDLLERKLPADSFAGKMVLIGTSAAGLLDLKVTPVHPAVPGVELHAQLLESALMGETLSRPTYTALVEIVLAMLLSLALIKLAPRVNAVTLFALGGATATVTLALSWYCFSSLSLLIDSTFPLISSLLVYAVLVCTNYVTVSADRYRIRSAFSQYLSPDLVEQLAQSPEKLTLGGEQRVLTVLFSDIRGFTAISELYKDDPKGLTTLINRLFTPLTRDIMERRGTIDKYMGDAIMAFWNAPLADSSHEVNACEAACAMLDSLKALNEERQREADDDQPVPPLRIGIGVNTGLCAVGNFGSDLHFNYSVLGDTVNLASRLESMTKQYGVPIIIGERTAQAVLSRFAALEIDHLQVRGKSEAQRIFAVLGRADVATSHDFALLNERNDVMLTAYRRGEWARALEMIFLCRELGKKFGLDDYYDLYLQRVRHLIETSASSS
- a CDS encoding Ig-like domain-containing protein, yielding MYQSGDGATVFDIRIDAAAAASSRADTAPEILFPDRDVLFSADFRRSGADLLLVGHEASAVILDYFRDGRRLGITTPEGASITGDTVEILAGPDAAGQYAQAGNAAPLPKSVGRVEKVSGFATVLRNGVSVELRLGDTVAKGDVLLTGADSSLTIKFEDGTVFSLSSSARMVVNDMVYAADSTANSALLTLVQGVIGFVAGRIAKSGDLKVDTPVATMAIRGTAVQTEIAAFSGTTKFSLLTEPDGRVGSFVLLDKSNPSRVITSLSDARTATLLTPVPGPDLRITQITKTADDVRNENDFTRYMFQFYSTELHQPRGSPGFDDVPIIPVHLHQQIDPPDPSQFDIKPEVQQRFVERDSAPPFITLAPLPIHGTAVEDGPQARLSTPMEVALSTGAALPLVFVPALLPPGVRYLDGPRSFSLDPSNPAYQHLGEGESETVRVDFALVVNGSTRVPATISWTITGRNDAPIAASDHIDGVNETGAMVLSVRANDRDVDGNSLHIVSWTNPLEGSIFRNSSGDLVFDPGNDFRALSAGETATVSFAYTVSDGKGGTDMADVTLKVRGAGTFSSPHQVASASGVLDYNHQPVSLSVEAPSATTAASADLNLVIKFGTFLQPQLNIVYLVDVSGSTSEHFEGVSVGDLNGDGRADTVLDAEIASLVALTERVRGIGFSPADLTITIIPFNGHADPTDPIREGAVNAETFSLGLEGEAMIAQYLKGLSSNGSTDFASALQAANDRLQALDQGNERNVLFFLSDGKGQGAINAELARLNGDFSAKITALGVGNGADLSQLNEIDNTGGASLLTAPDQIDISVLGAPVPSGTVADIDLFVNGREIAGIGPEDLLYTPAGLALDTSIGDLRRLVGDGNSVSAVVKFTSGEVLATDLTIAGALPRSTDHIL